The DNA segment TGGGAACAAGGTCATCGCGGTGTGCTAACAATATTCGAAACTAGTACTTCCACCAGTCGAACTCTCCGGGACCGAAAGCCTCATCACAAAATATTTTCGGACAGTGGCCTAGTAACAATAAACCTTGCTGTAGTATTGCGGAGTCACTTGCCTTAGAGACAGGCCAGGTCTTTCGTAATAACAGGAGACTTTTCAATGCACAGTAAAATCTATCGTCGCCACAGAACGGCGATATgttttgtcgtattttgggcaaggctggaaagaaacaaattaaagagAGCGCTCCTTCAAGCTTTATTCTGCCAGAGTGGCCGGGAGCCGAGACAAATACATGCAAAAACAACACAGCCGAAACAAGAGAGTTGCAGTACGAAAAGCGCACAGCGTGCAAGTGACATAAAATCAAAAAGAAGAGACACGAAAAAaagtttctctgctgcttcgcTTCAAGATCAACGACACATACGTTTCAGGTTGCAGGAAGGCGTCAGTGGTGAGCGTTGATCCACCGGGTGATTTTTTTCAGCGGGTTGAAAGCGCCGCCGTGATTTCAGTTACCCCCTTGGCCGCGAAATGTGGCATCCAGTTCCATGTACTTGGTCTCGAAGATTATCTGCCGGATGCGCAGCTTGGCCAGGTCTCGGTGGTACCTGTCCATTTGGCGTAGCTCCATGAGGACTTGTCGGCAGAACAGCCGCTCTTCGAACAGATCCAGATCGAATGGAACTGGGGCGCCGCCGCCACCATCGCCGCCACCATCTCCGGCACTGTCGCCGCGACCATCGCCGCCGCCGATATTGATGCCCGTCAACGAATTCGGGTTGCTGGACTCCGAGCCGACGGGCAAGGAAGCGGCGCAGGTAGCCACTGGTGACGGGACAGGCGAGCTCTCCACGCTGGACGGCTGACCACCACTGCAGCTCGCGGGCGTGGCGCCTCGGTGGTTCTCCTGTGGTCGCTGCGgagagaaataagaaaaagagGAAGGAGGGGAGAATGTTAAGAAGATTGTGACCAGGATGGTTCTCGCACCGCACAAGCTGGCCATGGCATCAGGTTTGTATAGCTGGCAACAGGAAACAAGCACTTGGTTAAGTGATGTCCTCGAGCTTTTCGACGAGAAGCAACTCATGAAAACTTCCCCCCAAAAAATGGTCCAGAGTGCGTGCAATACGCAAAGTAGCGAAACCAGTTGGTATATAAATGAGTTTACAGCACAAACAAATACTCTCTTTGCAGAAACTCGAAAGAGCCTAATCTCTGCTTCACATATATACTGACGGTTGCGTTGCTCATACGAGAGTCGAATAATCTTCCTCTCGGCTAAGCTGCTGGCTTGTTTGCGCTGAAATTTCGCACAGAGGTAGTGTTTAGCGACCTTATTCGGTATTGTAGTTGAAAATGTTTATTGATCAGACTGAGTATGAAAACAAATCGTAAGTCCGCATTATATGCAGCGGTAATAATCATCAGGctaactacatccactgcaaGATGAAGGCCTTTCCCTCGTGCCTCCAATTAATCCGGTCCCGTGACAGCTGAGGTCACATTATTGCCGCAGACCTCATAAGCTCATCGTCAGCAATGCCGcaccaaaaaaattttttttcgcaacAGCTGTACCGGCAGTACCATCTCTCGCTCCCCAGGCGATGGGGAGCACTTTTCACGTCGTGTCTCGCGTCGTCTGCTTTCGTCATTCTGCCAAAGATGAAAGAAGGCGCTGCTGGTGCAGCTTTTGGGAGAAAGCTTTTCTTGGCCCGGGCACTTGCGTTTGCAAAGCATACTTTCACAGAATCAGACAAGTGCTTCTTTAAATCGTAGTATAAAGTAAACGGAATGCTACATTTGCGTGAAATTTTCGCGCGAAGAAGACAGCAGTGAAGGCGAGAGAATCATTCTTCGGTTCTCTCTGTCAGACGCTAAAGTCTGCACCGCACTGCTCAAAATCACCTGCAACTTTATATTTGGGCTGCAGCGCATTGCAGGATTCTTTTAGTCACGACATACGACGATGTCAATTGCGAACAGTTTCGAAGGCCTCCACACAGCTGAAGAAGTGGGTGTCCTGAAATTCCGCACCACATGAGTGCTGAAGAAGGTCGCACAGTTTCAAGGCAAACCCCAACACCGGATGGGAGGTTGCGTTTTACATTTGGTTCTAAGAAAAAACGGTTCCTTGTCCTCATTGGAAGGGAAATTTCGCTTCATCAAAACATGGCACAAAAATGTGTATGCCTAATGAGCTACGCTCCTCACAGAACactgttttcttctttatatcACTTCGTTACAGGCCGTTATGTCACAGGACTTAACTGCACGCCTGTCAGAATTAAATCATTGTACAGATATGACTGCGGTGTGCGTTTAAAAAAACAACAGCACTCTGAAGAAATGAACATCTGAAGGTGTAACGCTGAACTGTAGTGAACTTACCTCAGGCCTAGTGAACGGGCGTGCTCTTTTGGGCGGCGGAACattcggtgacgtcacactgtCAGGAGCAGGGTAGGAAGGGGAGGAAGGCGAAGATCCATGCTCAGTATTGGGTTGCGGTCGCAGCAAAGCGTGGTCCCGAGGTTGAAGTCCGCTGCTACCGGTCGCCTGCGGCACCGGCGAAGAAGGAGGTGACAAGGATGTGGTCTTCGTCGAGCTCGGCTGCTCCTCGTCCTCATCCAACGAGCACTCCGGAGACGAAGGGAGGATCATGTCCGGTTCTTCGGCAATAAAAAACACCGGATACACCTCCTGGAGCTCCTGCTTGACACCCTGCGCTCGCGCCATTGTGTAGCGTCAGTTTACACCAAGGAGATACAGATATTAGACCGCATAAAGTCTGCCAACCTTGAGCTcggttttattcattcattcattcattcattcattcattcattcattcattcattcattcattcattcattcattcattcattcattcattcattcattcattcattcgtgtaTAAAtaggttcctttttttttcagacacgCGTGTGGTACAAGCTCGTTGACAGGGTCGAAATGACTATAGTGGATCAATGATGACATTCGATACATTCTTTGAAAAATTTCTTTCTGCCATTGCTCGTGCCCTTTTAATAGTTGCACTAGAGCCATGACCCCCTAGCCACCAGCGCAGAGACAGTATGGATTCAGACGCATTCCAGTCGAAACCCCCTCCCTGTTTTTGTTTACTGCGCTCTTTTCCCTATCCGCTATACCACCACGAGCCAACTCGGCACGACACGCAATAATAATAGAATAGAATCGATAGGTGCCAAGTGTTTACGCTCTACTGCGTGCTGAGCTCAGAGAAAGCTGTCGCTGTGCTGTTGACCACCAGCAAAGTCTAAGGCTACAGATTTTGTGGCAGCCTACGCTGTTACAACGGTCACAATGGGTTGACGGTCGCGTGGAcggcgctggtcacgtgaccggatGTATACGGTCTAAGATGTCACTATCTACGCTACGACGTTGATGGCGCAAGCTCCTGCGGGGCTTTCGGTTGTGTACATCAGATCCTAGTTGTTGCTCTTGTTCTTTCACTTGTAGCCTAACGTCTGTCTTGGTTTACACTACAGAGGAGAAAGATCAATCAGCGAATGCGTACTATCGCGTTCATTATTAGACAGTGGACAGATTTACCATAACGTAGACGTACTAGCAGAGGCGCATAACATTTTACCGGAGTGGCAAGGCGCGGCCAAGCGCAGTCGGCGTCTAGTTttccggtatacgtctccgctattaTAAATCTCTCTGGTTTCAGCATAGAGCAGGCATACTAAAGTAGGCGTACGCGGGACTACCAGACGCCGACCGCGCAAGCGTAGTGGTCCCAGCTGGCCCCGCCCTagccaccgcgcatgcgcaggaggcgtCCAGTAAATTCTGTTACCTACAACGTGCCGGCGTTGATTGTATACTGTCGTTTGGGCTTTATCGCAAACGAATGGAGCTTGATGGACAGCTCTATAAACAAACCGAAACACTGCAGCCAACCCTGGTGTTTCGACCTGCAGCTACATGGATAACTTTCCTGCCCTGCCAGGGTCTCACAACTTCGCCGAGGAGGCTTCGCACGTTTCCTTGTATTGAAAGCCGCACTGAGTGCGACAGAATATACTGTGCAGCTTTAGGGCGCTACAATCTTCACAGTTGTGCAGTCACCCACGGGCAACCGTTTTACAATAATGTCGCCtaaagggagaaagagaaaacctttatttccaccaggaAATGGTGGGGGTTCACACCTCGCAGAACGCACGCAGGCGACCGGAGGGTGTCCCTCACCGCACACTAACGACTAGTGGACGAACTTTGCCACAGCCTCAGTCGCCAGATGGGTTATGGAGATTTGTTGCTTTAGATCGGGGCATCGCAGCGTGGTCTCGCACTGTTTTATTTCTGAATTTGCCTTAACCTGGGGAGTGTCACAAACTCGGAAAAACTTACAAACTCTCGTGTCAGCCGGCAGAAATTTTAATTAAATGGTACCATAAATGATTGCCAAAATACCAGACAACCTCGTCTCTACCATGCTTAAAACCGACGACATGCACCTGTAGATTACCTCTCTAACACAATATGGGTAAGCATATGAAAGGATGTACCCTGTTAATTTCCCCGGTTAATACTGAAGACTCAAATTATAGGAGTTTTTTCTGGGGACCAAGCTTTTTCAATGTATGTACGCCTCGTTACTACAAAAATGCGTTTTCCAGACAACGCACCGGGTGAAAATGGACGCAGCCGAATAGTACTCATGTATTTTTGTCCCATTAGTACGGAGAGCGATGAGCACAGAATCCCGAGCGCCTCTACCTAATGTTCCGCCTCTTGTATTTTGAGGGCAGAACAACAAGAAAATGCAATACAAAAGGACAAATGCCGCTGTAATGGcctcgtgtgtgtgcgcgcgtgttgcAGTAAGAGATACTTCCTCACACCAAGAAGCGTCATCACGCGTTTTGTGAACCCCTAGGCGCTCCAAACGTGCTTCAACCTACACCGCATGATTTTGAAGATAATCGCAACTAGAACAATGCACCTCGAGCTTCCAAGATTGCCtaatttccacttcactgccagCCACTATGCACAGAAGCACTTCGTAATCATGCAACGTTTTTTTCACAACATTTTTCGTGTCTTCGTTATTCGTTATCGCGGTCGGCTCGCTTTCTGGACACTTTTTCTTGGAACTAGtgagttagttatattgattttaatggcgcaaaagcaactgaggctatgatgcgtcAAGCACACGGTTAGAgattttgttaaaggttacgctttttatatctaaagtttgtttaaaacattagCATCTATGAGAATCTTAAAAttcttgaaaaatcaaccagtgcttgatcacccaaaagtaacatggggtgtagtgggatgtattcattgcagaatgttgtgaaatatttttcctcagttgttccagttttgtgcatacaaaTAAAAtctggtttaccgtgagttcattgccacacatttcgcaaagaggtttgtcttttttggtcaatatgaagttgtgtgtaaggtgtgtgtgtccaatgcgtagtcgatacaaaacttctgtaaaacgttcctgatgtttaGATGATCTCCActctcccaaaacgggttttatagagtgtagtttgttgtttgtctgttcttcccatgcaacctgccacttatgcctgagtttactgtgcagtaaattagaaaaatccctctgtggtatgttaacttgttttatataaCCAATTCGAGCTtgcgctgcgcaagcatctgctctctcattcaTAAatttccaacatggctagggacccagcagaatataatgttatgtttttgctttgtgatttttactatgttatgtatgatttttcctattatgggttcagcagcatttttatagt comes from the Amblyomma americanum isolate KBUSLIRL-KWMA chromosome 1, ASM5285725v1, whole genome shotgun sequence genome and includes:
- the LOC144101297 gene encoding uncharacterized protein LOC144101297, producing MESAGSSTSGGGQRSTNKSWTNEKEARLISLYGTHRLLWDSRHPAYYNKDSREHAIKAIAQGLDNEFNVVNVKDKIKSLRDYFVKELKKEAASRKSPAVRPYVSRWEHFRSWDFLRSVICCDPRVQSPPTADLPSGPLDGPHCGVKQELQEVYPVFFIAEEPDMILPSSPECSLDEDEEQPSSTKTTSLSPPSSPVPQATGSSGLQPRDHALLRPQPNTEHGSSPSSPSYPAPDSVTSPNVPPPKRARPFTRPERPQENHRGATPASCSGGQPSSVESSPVPSPVATCAASLPVGSESSNPNSLTGINIGGGDGRGDSAGDGGGDGGGGAPVPFDLDLFEERLFCRQVLMELRQMDRYHRDLAKLRIRQIIFETKYMELDATFRGQGGN